CTTGGTGGTGGCTGCCATCGGCATCGGCATATATCTGTTGTTTGATCAAATGGGATTCAGATTCAAGGATCCTTTGAAACAGATCCAAACGCGCGGTACGATCCGCATGATAACGGCCAACACGGCCACATCATATTACACGTACCGGGATTCTCCCATGGGATTTGAGTATGACCTTGCCAAAGCGTTTGCAGATCATCTTGGGGTGACCCTTGAAGTGATCGTTCCGGATTGGAACTCAATGTTTGAGGTCCTCAATTCCGGGCAGGGAGATTTCATTGCCGCCGGCATCACCATAACAAAATCAAGGGAGCGGATCGCTTTATTTTCCGATTCCTACATGCCTGTGCAGCAAAAATTCATTCACCACAAACTAAAATTCGGCATAAAAAATCTTGAGCAGCTGGCGGGCAGAACCATTTATGTCAGAAAAGGCACCTCTTATCAGGAACGTTTAGAGGAGCTCAAAGCATCGGGGATCGATCTTACGATTCTGCCCCTTAAAGATGTGGCCACCGAAGAATTTATCAGATTGGTTTCTGAAAAAAAGATCAAATATACCATTGCGGATTCAAACATTGCGCTGTTAAACCGCAGATACTACCCGGACATTATAATCGGGCTGCCTATTCAGGAAGAAGAGCACCTGGGGTGGGCCGTAAAAAAAACGAACAGAGGCCTGCGGGACCAAATCAATGAGTTCCTTGAGATGGCCGAAGAAACCGGTATTTTTGCTAAGCTATATGAAAAGTATTACGGCAACGTGGAAATTTTTGATTATTTTGACTTAAAAAAATTTCACGAACGAATTAAAACCCGGCTGCCCGAATATAAAAAGATGATTAAAAAAGAATCTGAAAAATACGGTTTTGACTGGCGGCTGATTGCCGCAATGGTCTACCAGGAATCTCATTTCAATGCCAAGGCCAAAAGCCGTACCGGCGTCAGGGGGCTGATGCAGGTGACACAGGAAACGGCCAGGCGGATGGGGATCAAAAATCGGCTGGATCCAAAACAGAGCGTTAAAGCCGGCGTTAAATTTTTCAACATGATGCACAAGCGATTTAATGACATTCCAGACCCGCGGCAAAAAAAACGCTTTGCACTTGCCGCTTATAACGTGGGATATGGTCATGTCAGAGATGCCCAGGAAATTGCCCGGCAACAGGGCATGGATATCAACAAATGGACATCCCTGAAAAAAACCCTGCCCCTTCTAAGCAAACGCAAATACTATGAAAAAACCCGGTACGGATATGCCCGGGGCCAGGAGCCGGTTCATTATGTAGAACGGATTTTTACCTATTACGATATCCTCAGGCAAAAAAAACATTAATAGCAGCGCATAATCTTCAACGCACGTTCCAACCGTTGACAAAAAAAACGGATACATTCTTTCCGAAATGCCAAGCCCTTAAAATATTCACTGTCGCCGATAGAGATTGTGGGGCAGTCCACCGCAATGCCCATATCTTCAAACATGCAGCGCCAACTGTCTTCTGGGCCCATCAGATCGTCTTCCACATGGATGCCGGCCAAAAACATCATGGGAATCAGACGGATGTGGGTAAAATCCTTTTGGGCCTGGTTCTTGCTGATTAGCCCGGCAACACTGTTGATATTGGGGATACCTTCGACCGTGGCTGTATACACATTGTCATAAAGCCCGGACACAAGATGGTCGATGCCCATATAAACCATATTCACCGGATCTGCTGCCAGAGGCGTGCCGTGAAGGGCCAGCAGATTAATTTCCTTTTCCCCGGTCAAAAAATCATTTGACACCTCTTCAAGCACCTGTTCAACAAACGCCCATCGATGGCAAAGTGTTTCGCCCATGACCACCCGCAGCCCCGGAAAGTATAAAGAAGACTCCCTGACCTGCTGATATTCCGTACCCGGAAAGACATGCAGCGGCTGAACCACTGCTTTTCGGTACCCATCTGCCTCCACCTTTCCCAATATTTCCAAAAGGCTTGGCAACCCTTTTTTTCTTCGGATGATCTCCGAAGTATAGGCCCAATAGATGTCGTAATCGACAAATTGTTCGGCCAGCTGCGCTTGGACCCTGTCCATGGCGTCCTGGCCCCGGGATGATGACCCGAATGCGGCAATAACAATTGCCGGTTGTTCTTTAAGTCTTGGCTGGCGCATTTTTCGGCCTATGTAGCCATGTTGATCCATAATTGATCACTCCTTTTTCTGTTCAGACACGATTCAATTTATACCCTGTAACCAAAAGCACCAGAATTTCTGCAGCAATCATCATAACTTGCCAGGCTGAACCCGAAGAGGTTACAGTTGTTTTTTTTGCCTTTTCTTCCACCATCTCAAACCCTTCAATATTTTTCTCTTTGGTGTCGGCCCGGGCATTCTCTGGTTGCTGAATTTCTTTAATCACCTTTTCAAGGCCCTGCCGGGCTTTCTGGTATTCGGCGATTCTTTTTTCCAGGGGCTTGCCTGAGGCCTTGGCCAGGGCCGTTTTAAAAGCGCGTGTTGTTTTTTCTGGTTCAAATCTTCAATTTTTTCAGCTTTCAAAATTCCCGGCTGTTTTAAGATACTTTCCAGGTCCCGGACATATGCTGTGATATGGGCCGACAGCATGGACTGGACCTCTTTTGGCAAGGTTCCTCCCCGGCTGATCTCTTCAAGGAATGCGGACAAGGGCTTATTTGATCGTTTTTGCCTGCGCTTAATCCATTCACCGAAAAAACCACCGGTATAGATAAACAACCATAGGCACAGAATAATCAGCAAGGCCGCCACCGGTACCAGCAATGCCGTTGAGATCGTGTATAAAATAGTTTGGAATACAGCGAAAACGCCAGGGACAAATTGAAAAGGATTACTGTGGCACAAACCGGGCAGGGAAGCACCAGTAAAATCCCCGGGGAGAGAGAGGCATGCCAGTGACGCGGCTGTGATCCAAGCAGGACCGCACCCCAGACAAACAAGCCCAACGCCAGTGCAAAATGAACGGCCATGCCGTATTGATTAGAAATGAAAACTGACCCCGGCTTCAACATATGCACCGTTTTGAACATAGTAGGCGTTGTTGGGTTCACCATCGGAATCCAGCTTGCCGGATGAATTGGATACATACTCTATATCTTCATCAAAAATATTTTTACCCAGGATCCAGAACTTCCACTGATTCCATGAATAGGCAACCCGCAGATCAAAGGTGGTCTTGTCCGGATATTCAATCTGGTTCAGATAGTCCACATACCGTTTGCCGATGTAGTTCATGTCAACGCTGACTTTCATATTGTCCATGGGGTAAAAATCGAGGCCTAAAAGGCCTGTGAATTTAGGCACCCAGTAGATCTGTTTTCCGGAAATATCGGCTGTATAGTCCAGGGTATTGGACGGATGAATGTATGCCAGGGCGGTGCCCGAGGTCCACTCGATCTCCTGGTAAGCGGCAGCCAGCCGGTATCCAACATACCTGTTCAGTTTGCCGTCCGCCTCAAGTTCAATGCCTTTGGCCTCGGCATCGCCGATATTTCCCTGGCCGTGAGAGCTGTCAGATTCGTCCCGAACAGTACCGAATTTATCTTTATACTTTGAAAAATAGAGTGTGGCATTGATGTTGAACCTCTTGTTGAACATATGCTTGTACCCCAGTTCATATGTCAGTACCTCTTCAGGCTCAAGGTCTTCAACCGGGTTCAGGAAGCCGCCCCGTTCTACGGCCCAGGCATAGTATCGCGGTGTGGGAAACCAGTAATTTCTTCCCATAGAAGCATAGACCATGGCTGTTTCATTGAAATGGTAGGAAGGGGCAACTGCATAACTAATCATATCATGGGATTCATCTACAATATTAGGCACCTTATCCTGAAATTCCACCTGGGTTCGGTCAAAGCGTGCCCCGAGGTTCATTCCCCAATGCTCAGCGAACATAAATTCGTTATCCCAGAAAATCCCATAGTTTTTTTCCTGGAGATCAAAATTATATTTGTCTGTGTTTTTAGTTGAATCATATGGGTATACGCGACCTACGGTATTATCAATATCTTCAAAATTGATCCCTGCAGAAGGGGTATAACTCACGGCACCCCAATTAAAATGATATCCACCGGACAGGGTCAACGCATATGTATCCTGATCTGAATTTTCATAGTAAACGCTTGTCGGACTGTCATATATGGCATAGGTGCGCCTGAAATCTTTTTCATATGTTGTCCAGGAAAACGCCCCGTCAAAAAACAGGTTATTATCCTTATGGGAGAACTCCATGGCCGCCGTTGTATTTTTTTCATCTTTTTCGTTGTGCCAAAGCAGATCGGAGTCGGTTTCACTTTTGGGGAAATGGATGTTGCGGCGATAGTTGTCCAGCTGCCATTGATATTTTTTCAATCCTTCTGCCGTCATGTTATCATAATCCACATGGCTGACCCGAATACCGATGCGGGTCTGATCGGACAAATTGTATCCAAAGCGTCCCAGAACAGACTTACGGTTTTCCTCTTCTTCTTCATACCCGTCTGTTTGATAGTTTTCAGCATTAACCCAAAAATCAATCTTATTCTTCATGCCGGACAAGGAGACGTTTTCGTCATGGGTATCCCATGAGCCGTAGGACGCGGATACATCTCCGTGGAAACCATCTCTGGTGCTCTTTTTGGTGATCACATTGATCACGCCCCTGGCTGCCCCTGGACCGTAGGCAATGCCTGCCGACCGCAGTACTTCGATACGTTCGATCTGGTTTACGGGAATAAAATCAAACTCACTGTACCGGTAATCCCCCATTTTTAAGGGCACCCCGTCAATTAAAAGGACCGGACCACCGGACATGGCACTTTTGTTTCCGCGAATAATGACCGATTGGCTTTTTGAACTGCTGTCGGAGACCCCGGGAATTTTGGACAGCGCTTCAACAATATTTTTAGCGCCCATATCCCGAATCTCTTCACCGGTAATGATGGAAAGGCTTGCCGGTGTGTCAACGGCCTTGGCCTTCTGGGTTGAGGTGACAACAATTTCGTCTAATTTGTGAACAGCTTCAAGATCTTGTCCGGCCAACACCGCCACCGGATAAAAAAACAGCATTGCAACAAGAACCACTAAACCGGATTTCATCTTAGCCTCCTTGCCAGGCGTTTGGATAAAATTGCGTGGTTATGGAAACGAATTTTATCCGCCTTGCATCGCTACGGATTTGGATCCGGAATCAGTAATTATTTAATTTTACTTAAAATAAAAACCCCAGACCCTTTAGTTAAAAGATTGATCTGGGATTCCCTGGTTTTTTCCGCAGTCATGGTATATCAGCCTTGTCCTCGGGCGATATAAAATACATTCCCAGGCAGATATTCTGACTTCCGGATCATCCTAATAACTGCGCCTTCCCAACATTCAGTCAGTGGCTAAATTGCAGCGTTCGTCCTCGAATACAGCGGCGGGCCCGTCCCTGATTCTCACAGGGTTCCCTTTTAAGCCTCAACGGCACCTGAAACAGGCTGGACTATTCTCTATAAGATCGCAAATGTCAAGATTTTTTCAAAACATTCTGCCGAATAATACGAATGATCGCCAACGCCTTCTTTTTTAATCCAAAGCAACAATCCAATGTTCTGGAAACTGCCCTGGAACCAACGGTGCGGCCAGGACTTTGTTAATATTTTCAAGTACAACGCGGGACAAAGCGTTTAAAAAATTCACTTGCCATTCTAAACCTTCGTTCGCATCTTGTTGTTCTGCTGCAATAAAAGCGGGTCCGGCGGTCATAAACGCCCAGACAGAATAATTAAAATAGTGCTTGGCTTCCAACCGTTTGGAAATTTCCAGAGTAGTGTTATATGCCTTGGCTAAGAAGCCGGAATGATATTCAATGAGTTCAATAAGTTCAGGTAACTTTTCAGGGAATTCAAAAGGATCTATTGTCAGTATCGTGGCGCCTACTTTATCAATATCAAATCTATATTCCATAAATTCCCCAAACATTCAGGCTGTTGAATTCTCATACGAAAGCACCAATAAGCGATTAAGCTGCTTTCATGTTATGTCGTGGATCGAGCCTGGGTGTTGGCTGGTCAGGTCGGCCCATGACCATCATTGCTGATTTTATATCACCAATATCAATATTTTTTTGAACGGTAAAGACGATTGTCAATCGCGTACCCAATCTATCACGGTTTATCAACAAAGGGAGAAATGATGCGAATCTAATGTGTTGACTTTATGGTCCATGCCATTTAAAGGAAAGGGTAATAACCTAAAAACACGAAATAAGTAAAAGCTGTTTAGCCCACGAACACAGGACAAAACATGGAAATCCCCAAAGCCCTTTTAGACCGGTTAAAAAGAAATGAAGAAATAGCCCGAAAGTTCAACGAGATTGAAATCAGCATTCTCTCGATCTTAGATTTCCATAATTTCTTTGACAGGCTCCTCGCCGAGATATCGGATAAATTTTTTATACCGCATATCTGGGTGGCCATAATTTCAGAAGGACGGCTGGCACGACACCTGGAAGACAACCACGATTCCCGGGAACTTCCCGCGTCCATGGTCAATGTGCCCCAACAAACATTTTCATCCATCGTGAGCACCCCAAAACCTCTGCTGGCCAACACCGGACTTTCGGCTTATAATCAAATTATCCCACACCCCATGGACCAGGATATCGGTTCCATTGCCATTGCACCCATCTCCCTGGACGGTGAGATTGTCGGCAGCATCAACCAGGCAGATCCGGATCCCAAACGTTTTGAACCCGGTATCGACACCTCGCTTTTGGAGCAACTGGCGCTCAAGGTATCATTGTGCCTGTCCAATGTCACCGCCCATGAGCAACTCAAATTTTTAGCCTTTCATGACCCCCTGACCGGTTTGCTGAACCGGGGAGTGATGAAACGGGTTCTGGAACGCGAATTTTCAAGGGCAAAACGCTACGGAACAGACCTATCCCTCATCTTTCTGGATCTGGACGATTTTAAAACTATCAACGATACGGCAGGTCACGATATTGGTGACCAGATCCTGTGTCTGGTCGCCCGGGCGCTGACCTACCAAAAACGGGATTCCGATATCGTGGCAAGGTTCGCCGGAGATGAGTTCATCGTCATCCTGCCGTCAAGCAATACCTCCCATGCAGAAAAATATATCCACCGGGTCCAGCATTACCTGGAAACGACCCCGCTGAATGATGGAAAAAAAGACCATTTTATCCGGCTCAGCCATGGTATTTCCAATATCCTGGATGCCGATATCAAAGAAACCTCTGACATGGTTAAAATCGCCGACAAACGCATGTACCAGGTGAAATCAATAAAAAAAGGTCTTACCCGGCCAAAATCACTGAGCATTTAAATATTACACGTCGTTGAAGGAAAATGAGTTAAAGATTACTGGGTTTCTTGAGAATAAGGCTGGTATTTATGCCGCCAAATGCAAAACTCTGGACAGCGGCGCACAGAATATTTGTCTCCATCAGCTGTGGCGTGTGCCGAATCATGGCGCAGCGGTCATCCACTTTATCCAGGTTGAGCGTGGGGACAATAACGCCCTTTTCCATCATATATAAGGTGAGAATAGTTTCAATGACACCGCAGGCTGCAATAGTATGTCCCATATAGCTTTTCAGTGCGCTGACCCATGGGGAGTTTTTATAGACATTGTTAATGGCACGAGCCTCGATTACGTCCCCGATACGGGTGGCCGTGGCGTGGGCACTGATAAAATCAATCCGGTCTGCAGAGATCTGCGCATTGTCAAGGCCCATCTTAAGCACCTGGGTGACTCCTGTAAGATCGGGCATAATGAGATTGCCGCCGTTATTATTTGTGGCGAAACCGATCACCTCCCCAAGAATTGTTGCGCCCCGTTTTCTGGCGGATTCAAATTCCTCCAGCATGACTGCGCCGGCCCCCTCACCCACCACCAGTCCGTCCCGTTCAGCATCAAAGGGCCGGGGGGTTTTATGCGGGGTGTCATTATAATGGGTGGAACAGGCCAGAAGATTATCAAAAACGGCCACCGTGGTGGTATCGTACTCTTCGGCGCCGCCGCAGATCATGGCGTCCTGAACACCGAATTTGATCATCTCGTAACCGAACCCGATGGACTGGCTGCTGGTGGTGCAGGCCGACGGCGAGCTGATGACCCGGCCTGTTATTTCAAACATCCGGGTAATGTTAACCGCGGTGGTATGGACCATTGATTTAAGATAATCGGCACCCGAAATGGAAAGCATATCGGTGGATTGGTCACTAAAACAAGCCTGGTACACTTTTTTAAGTACAGCGGTGGAGCCGTGGGAAGATCCGAAGGCAACCCCTACTCTGCCCGAAGAAAGAAATGACTTGTCCAGCCCGGCCTGTTTAATGATATCATCCACAACCCTGCAGGCCGCAAAGGAGACCGGCCCCATGGTTTTACGAAATTTTCTTGGAAAGTCGTAGGCCAGATCCTCATCCACCGTTCCAAACACGCTGGTATTGAGTTGTTCAACCAGCAGTTCGTCGTCCCTGATGCGACCCACACCGGATGTGCCGCTTTCAAGGTTTTTAAGGATATCCGCCTTGCTGGAGCCAATGGGCGTTATGGCGGAACATCCGGTA
Above is a window of uncultured Desulfobacter sp. DNA encoding:
- the mltF gene encoding membrane-bound lytic murein transglycosylase MltF codes for the protein MVAAIGIGIYLLFDQMGFRFKDPLKQIQTRGTIRMITANTATSYYTYRDSPMGFEYDLAKAFADHLGVTLEVIVPDWNSMFEVLNSGQGDFIAAGITITKSRERIALFSDSYMPVQQKFIHHKLKFGIKNLEQLAGRTIYVRKGTSYQERLEELKASGIDLTILPLKDVATEEFIRLVSEKKIKYTIADSNIALLNRRYYPDIIIGLPIQEEEHLGWAVKKTNRGLRDQINEFLEMAEETGIFAKLYEKYYGNVEIFDYFDLKKFHERIKTRLPEYKKMIKKESEKYGFDWRLIAAMVYQESHFNAKAKSRTGVRGLMQVTQETARRMGIKNRLDPKQSVKAGVKFFNMMHKRFNDIPDPRQKKRFALAAYNVGYGHVRDAQEIARQQGMDINKWTSLKKTLPLLSKRKYYEKTRYGYARGQEPVHYVERIFTYYDILRQKKH
- a CDS encoding sirohydrochlorin cobaltochelatase; translation: MDQHGYIGRKMRQPRLKEQPAIVIAAFGSSSRGQDAMDRVQAQLAEQFVDYDIYWAYTSEIIRRKKGLPSLLEILGKVEADGYRKAVVQPLHVFPGTEYQQVRESSLYFPGLRVVMGETLCHRWAFVEQVLEEVSNDFLTGEKEINLLALHGTPLAADPVNMVYMGIDHLVSGLYDNVYTATVEGIPNINSVAGLISKNQAQKDFTHIRLIPMMFLAGIHVEDDLMGPEDSWRCMFEDMGIAVDCPTISIGDSEYFKGLAFRKECIRFFCQRLERALKIMRCY
- a CDS encoding DUF2162 family putative transporter; translated protein: MYPIHPASWIPMVNPTTPTMFKTVHMLKPGSVFISNQYGMAVHFALALGLFVWGAVLLGSQPRHWHASLSPGILLVLPCPVCATVILFNLSLAFSLYSKLFYTRSQRHCWYRWRPC
- a CDS encoding TonB-dependent receptor, which gives rise to MKSGLVVLVAMLFFYPVAVLAGQDLEAVHKLDEIVVTSTQKAKAVDTPASLSIITGEEIRDMGAKNIVEALSKIPGVSDSSSKSQSVIIRGNKSAMSGGPVLLIDGVPLKMGDYRYSEFDFIPVNQIERIEVLRSAGIAYGPGAARGVINVITKKSTRDGFHGDVSASYGSWDTHDENVSLSGMKNKIDFWVNAENYQTDGYEEEEENRKSVLGRFGYNLSDQTRIGIRVSHVDYDNMTAEGLKKYQWQLDNYRRNIHFPKSETDSDLLWHNEKDEKNTTAAMEFSHKDNNLFFDGAFSWTTYEKDFRRTYAIYDSPTSVYYENSDQDTYALTLSGGYHFNWGAVSYTPSAGINFEDIDNTVGRVYPYDSTKNTDKYNFDLQEKNYGIFWDNEFMFAEHWGMNLGARFDRTQVEFQDKVPNIVDESHDMISYAVAPSYHFNETAMVYASMGRNYWFPTPRYYAWAVERGGFLNPVEDLEPEEVLTYELGYKHMFNKRFNINATLYFSKYKDKFGTVRDESDSSHGQGNIGDAEAKGIELEADGKLNRYVGYRLAAAYQEIEWTSGTALAYIHPSNTLDYTADISGKQIYWVPKFTGLLGLDFYPMDNMKVSVDMNYIGKRYVDYLNQIEYPDKTTFDLRVAYSWNQWKFWILGKNIFDEDIEYVSNSSGKLDSDGEPNNAYYVQNGAYVEAGVSFHF
- a CDS encoding sensor domain-containing diguanylate cyclase encodes the protein MEIPKALLDRLKRNEEIARKFNEIEISILSILDFHNFFDRLLAEISDKFFIPHIWVAIISEGRLARHLEDNHDSRELPASMVNVPQQTFSSIVSTPKPLLANTGLSAYNQIIPHPMDQDIGSIAIAPISLDGEIVGSINQADPDPKRFEPGIDTSLLEQLALKVSLCLSNVTAHEQLKFLAFHDPLTGLLNRGVMKRVLEREFSRAKRYGTDLSLIFLDLDDFKTINDTAGHDIGDQILCLVARALTYQKRDSDIVARFAGDEFIVILPSSNTSHAEKYIHRVQHYLETTPLNDGKKDHFIRLSHGISNILDADIKETSDMVKIADKRMYQVKSIKKGLTRPKSLSI
- a CDS encoding beta-ketoacyl synthase N-terminal-like domain-containing protein, with the protein product MERRVVITGCSAITPIGSSKADILKNLESGTSGVGRIRDDELLVEQLNTSVFGTVDEDLAYDFPRKFRKTMGPVSFAACRVVDDIIKQAGLDKSFLSSGRVGVAFGSSHGSTAVLKKVYQACFSDQSTDMLSISGADYLKSMVHTTAVNITRMFEITGRVISSPSACTTSSQSIGFGYEMIKFGVQDAMICGGAEEYDTTTVAVFDNLLACSTHYNDTPHKTPRPFDAERDGLVVGEGAGAVMLEEFESARKRGATILGEVIGFATNNNGGNLIMPDLTGVTQVLKMGLDNAQISADRIDFISAHATATRIGDVIEARAINNVYKNSPWVSALKSYMGHTIAACGVIETILTLYMMEKGVIVPTLNLDKVDDRCAMIRHTPQLMETNILCAAVQSFAFGGINTSLILKKPSNL